The Macrococcoides canis genome has a window encoding:
- the coaE gene encoding dephospho-CoA kinase (Dephospho-CoA kinase (CoaE) performs the final step in coenzyme A biosynthesis.) has translation MTVIGLTGGIASGKSTVANYLKENGFVVIDADVAARKAVEKGTEGLRKVTEAFPGVLNEDGTLNRKALGTIIFNDKAQRDKLNQIVHPIVRRLMDEEKAAALSQGKVVVMDIPLLYENKLEHTVDEVWVVYVSYEIQKMRLMKRNELSESEADARINIQMSMEEKRNKADIIIDNCHDLEALYQQLDTLIEHYR, from the coding sequence ATGACAGTTATAGGTTTAACAGGTGGTATTGCAAGTGGAAAATCAACAGTGGCAAATTATTTAAAAGAGAATGGCTTCGTTGTAATTGATGCAGATGTCGCGGCAAGAAAAGCTGTAGAAAAAGGAACAGAAGGATTAAGAAAAGTTACTGAAGCATTTCCGGGTGTACTGAATGAAGATGGGACATTAAATCGTAAAGCACTCGGAACGATCATCTTTAACGATAAAGCGCAGCGTGATAAATTAAATCAAATTGTACATCCGATTGTAAGACGTCTGATGGATGAAGAGAAGGCTGCGGCCCTTTCACAAGGTAAGGTTGTTGTTATGGATATACCACTTCTATATGAAAATAAGCTCGAGCATACAGTCGATGAAGTCTGGGTTGTCTATGTGTCATACGAAATACAAAAAATGCGCCTGATGAAAAGAAATGAACTTTCAGAGTCTGAAGCAGATGCGCGTATCAATATTCAGATGTCGATGGAAGAGAAGCGAAATAAAGCGGATATCATCATTGATAATTGTCATGACCTGGAGGCGTTATATCAGCAGTTAGATACGCTAATCGAACACTATAGATAG
- the mutM gene encoding bifunctional DNA-formamidopyrimidine glycosylase/DNA-(apurinic or apyrimidinic site) lyase, whose protein sequence is MPELPEVEHVKRGIEPLITGEHIVEVHFSDAVLNGKTQGKETIIKGLSLDAFKGYCIGAQIDSVMRRSKYIIFKLKAKDGNRYMVGHLGMSGAYFVVPSIDDITVPNYKKHWHVSFTLSSSMKLVYSDIRRFGELRMLDEQQFAHFDRAIAPEPFREEGRAHYSSALRLPKYQDKPIKQAIMLHSVVSGCGNIYACEALHNARINPNIKVKSLSEKRRALLYEHIVDVLNEGIQYGGSTISDYRNAQGESGTMQNRFKVYGKKNCGTCGNEIKTKVIATRNTHYCTHCQK, encoded by the coding sequence ATGCCGGAACTACCAGAAGTTGAACATGTAAAGCGTGGCATTGAACCACTTATTACAGGAGAACATATTGTTGAAGTACACTTTTCAGATGCTGTATTAAATGGAAAAACACAAGGTAAAGAGACGATTATTAAGGGGCTTTCTCTAGATGCATTTAAAGGATACTGTATTGGGGCTCAAATCGACAGCGTAATGCGCCGCAGTAAATATATTATTTTCAAGTTAAAAGCTAAGGATGGAAATCGTTATATGGTCGGTCACCTCGGGATGAGCGGCGCATACTTTGTCGTACCGTCTATCGATGATATTACAGTACCTAACTACAAAAAACATTGGCATGTCTCATTTACATTGAGCAGTTCGATGAAACTGGTATATTCAGATATTAGAAGGTTTGGTGAACTGAGAATGCTGGATGAACAACAGTTTGCACACTTTGATAGAGCGATTGCACCAGAACCGTTTAGGGAAGAAGGACGAGCACATTATAGTAGTGCACTGCGCTTGCCAAAATATCAGGATAAGCCGATCAAGCAAGCCATCATGCTGCACTCAGTTGTCAGTGGATGTGGAAATATTTATGCATGTGAAGCACTGCATAATGCACGGATTAATCCGAATATTAAAGTGAAATCATTAAGTGAAAAAAGAAGAGCATTGCTATATGAACATATTGTCGATGTGCTGAATGAAGGTATTCAATATGGGGGCTCGACCATCTCAGATTATCGAAACGCGCAAGGTGAAAGTGGAACGATGCAGAACAGGTTTAAAGTTTATGGCAAAAAAAATTGTGGAACATGCGGTAATGAAATTAAGACGAAAGTGATCGCCACACGTAATACACATTACTGTACGCATTGCCAGAAATAG